A single genomic interval of Chitinophaga sp. 180180018-3 harbors:
- a CDS encoding AraC family transcriptional regulator: protein MNLYIKNMVCDRCILVVRQQLDKLDLPYVNIQLGEAELSGLPPAWKLEALKEQLNTLGFELLDDKKSTIVEKIKNLIIQLIHSGDTISLTQKASVILADKIKLDYHYLTGLFSAVEGITIETYIILQRIERVKELLRYDELSLSEISDKLGYSSVQHLSQQFKKVTGLTASQFKQLEENHRKPLDKV from the coding sequence ATGAATTTATATATAAAGAATATGGTTTGTGACCGTTGTATCCTGGTTGTACGGCAGCAACTGGATAAACTGGATCTACCTTACGTCAATATTCAACTTGGAGAAGCAGAACTTTCAGGACTACCTCCTGCCTGGAAACTAGAAGCATTGAAAGAACAGCTTAATACACTTGGCTTCGAGCTTCTTGATGATAAGAAAAGCACCATCGTAGAAAAAATCAAGAATTTAATTATCCAACTTATTCATAGTGGTGATACTATTTCACTCACACAAAAAGCATCTGTAATATTGGCAGATAAAATAAAGTTGGACTATCATTATCTTACCGGACTATTTTCTGCTGTAGAAGGCATTACAATTGAAACTTATATTATTCTTCAGCGGATAGAACGGGTAAAGGAATTGCTGAGGTATGATGAACTGAGCCTAAGCGAAATTTCCGACAAGCTGGGGTATAGCAGTGTTCAGCACCTTTCGCAGCAGTTTAAGAAAGTTACAGGGCTTACCGCATCTCAGTTTAAGCAGTTGGAAGAAAATCACCGGAAACCATTGGATAAGGTTTAG
- a CDS encoding AraC family transcriptional regulator — MLSSYKIFIKGMVCDRCILTVREALHDLQIPVTGITLGEITTVSALSEPDIEAIRKKLSPLGFTLLEDKKTKLVRDVKSLVDKVYSGSYDFGDGFRFSDLVSTTLNKDYNDVSSVFSESEGVTLEKYIMEYRTEKVKELLVYTDETLSDIAFKLGYSSGAHLSRQFKDQTGLNTSHFKEIRKSKEALSHKAERLP, encoded by the coding sequence ATGCTAAGTAGCTATAAGATATTCATTAAAGGAATGGTTTGCGACAGATGTATCCTTACTGTCAGAGAAGCACTTCATGATCTGCAAATACCGGTAACCGGTATCACTCTTGGAGAGATTACCACTGTTTCTGCTTTGTCAGAACCAGACATTGAAGCCATCCGGAAAAAGCTAAGCCCACTGGGATTCACCCTATTAGAAGATAAAAAGACCAAACTGGTAAGAGATGTCAAATCGCTGGTTGATAAGGTTTATTCGGGATCATATGATTTCGGGGACGGTTTCCGGTTCTCGGACCTTGTATCAACCACCTTGAATAAAGATTATAATGATGTTAGCAGTGTCTTCTCAGAATCCGAAGGTGTTACATTAGAGAAATATATCATGGAATATCGTACCGAAAAAGTAAAGGAATTACTGGTATATACAGATGAAACCCTTTCGGATATTGCTTTTAAGCTGGGCTATAGCAGCGGCGCCCATCTTTCCCGGCAATTTAAAGACCAAACCGGTCTCAATACCTCCCATTTTAAAGAAATCAGAAAGTCGAAGGAAGCTCTGTCGCATAAAGCAGAGCGCCTGCCTTAA